In Candidatus Nealsonbacteria bacterium DGGOD1a, one DNA window encodes the following:
- the ftsW gene encoding putative lipid II flippase FtsW — protein MTKEQPKNPDFVLLAVIITMMVLGILILSSASAMLAQSKFHYSYYLIKHQAMMGILPGFFLGFLAYKIPLGLVRKFAPLFLLAAVSLLILVFVPGFGFSAGGAQRWIHLGFASIQPSEVLKLVFIVYLASWLSSRIAGRKNSKTDFSNTLGAFLLVIGLVGFLLLKQPDLSTFGIVVVTAFAMYFLSGTPLRHTFLMVGVGVLALLVLVYSEPYRLDRLSSWLSPESDPLGKNFQANQALIIVGSGGVFGQGLGSSSSKYTLLPELIGDSVFAPYAQELGFAGSLLLVGLFVLFAWRGFSVARASNDKFEYLLACGIIVWITLQAVINISSTTGLIPLSGIPLPFISYGGTAIAVELAAAGLLLNISRQSRSL, from the coding sequence ATGACCAAAGAACAGCCGAAAAACCCGGATTTTGTTTTGTTGGCGGTAATCATAACTATGATGGTTTTGGGTATTTTGATATTGTCCAGCGCGTCAGCGATGTTGGCGCAATCCAAATTCCATTACAGTTATTATTTAATCAAGCATCAAGCGATGATGGGGATACTTCCGGGCTTTTTTTTGGGATTTTTGGCTTATAAGATACCTTTGGGCTTGGTGCGCAAATTCGCCCCATTGTTTCTTTTGGCCGCGGTTTCTCTTCTAATTTTGGTTTTTGTGCCGGGTTTTGGATTTTCTGCCGGCGGAGCGCAACGCTGGATTCATCTTGGATTCGCTTCGATCCAGCCATCGGAAGTGTTGAAATTGGTTTTTATCGTGTATCTTGCCAGTTGGCTGTCTTCGCGGATCGCCGGACGCAAAAATTCCAAAACCGATTTTAGCAATACATTGGGAGCTTTTTTGCTTGTTATCGGTTTGGTTGGTTTCTTGTTGCTCAAGCAGCCCGATCTAAGTACTTTTGGCATTGTGGTTGTGACCGCGTTTGCCATGTATTTTCTTTCGGGCACCCCGTTGCGCCATACTTTTTTGATGGTTGGCGTCGGCGTGTTGGCGCTTTTGGTTTTGGTCTATTCCGAGCCTTACCGCCTTGATCGGCTTTCATCGTGGCTTTCTCCGGAGTCGGATCCGTTGGGAAAAAATTTTCAGGCCAACCAGGCGCTGATTATTGTGGGGTCGGGCGGTGTTTTTGGGCAGGGGTTGGGTTCATCATCGTCAAAATATACTTTATTGCCCGAGCTTATCGGCGATTCGGTTTTCGCGCCCTATGCGCAGGAATTGGGCTTTGCCGGCAGTCTTTTATTGGTGGGGTTGTTCGTGCTATTTGCTTGGCGCGGTTTTTCTGTCGCTCGGGCCAGTAACGATAAATTCGAATATCTTTTGGCTTGCGGGATAATTGTTTGGATAACATTGCAGGCGGTGATCAATATCTCTTCCACGACGGGGTTGATTCCGTTGAGCGGTATTCCGCTGCCGTTTATAAGCTATGGCGGGACGGCGATCGCGGTGGAACTTGCCGCCGCCGGTCTTCTTTTAAACATTTCCCGCCAATCCCGTTCCTTATAA
- the murG gene encoding undecaprenyldiphospho-muramoylpentapeptide beta-N-acetylglucosaminyltransferase, with translation MKIIFTGGGTGGHIYPIVAIVREIKKKYGTDIQLSYIGPKDNFCNVVLARERVKVRHILSGKIRRYMDPLSIIQNVIDTLVKVPLGVLQSFFLLFLMNPDVVFSKGGYGSFPVAFSAWMLGIPVLLQESDSVPGLVSKKTSKYAAAIFVSFPDTENFPPRKVALVGNPVRREMVDGSKQEAVQALGIIGDRPIILIIGGSQGARRINDKILDAMPELLKSYEVIHITGPRNINQIMKESKITVGSEALGYYHPLGFADERALANIYAAADLIISRAGSGSVFEIAAVKKPSILIPLPESAQDHQVKNAYAYARAGAALVMEENNFTSHLFLEKIRELLGSAETLTAMSEAAAQFARPNAALTIADYIVKFANK, from the coding sequence ATGAAGATAATTTTTACGGGCGGTGGCACGGGCGGGCATATTTATCCAATCGTGGCGATAGTCCGCGAGATCAAGAAAAAATACGGTACGGATATTCAACTTTCCTATATCGGCCCGAAGGATAATTTCTGCAATGTGGTTTTGGCGCGGGAGCGCGTGAAGGTACGGCACATACTTTCGGGGAAAATTAGGCGCTATATGGATCCTCTGTCCATAATTCAAAATGTTATTGACACGCTGGTTAAAGTGCCTTTGGGAGTTCTGCAATCATTTTTTTTGCTTTTTTTAATGAACCCGGATGTGGTTTTTTCAAAAGGCGGTTACGGCTCTTTTCCGGTGGCGTTTTCGGCTTGGATGCTTGGCATTCCGGTTTTACTGCAGGAATCAGACAGTGTCCCGGGGCTGGTAAGCAAAAAAACTTCAAAATACGCCGCGGCTATTTTCGTTTCTTTTCCCGATACGGAAAATTTTCCGCCGCGTAAGGTGGCGCTTGTCGGCAATCCGGTGCGCCGGGAAATGGTTGACGGGTCAAAACAGGAAGCCGTTCAAGCTTTGGGGATTATCGGAGACCGTCCGATAATATTGATTATTGGCGGGTCTCAAGGCGCGCGGAGGATCAATGACAAGATTTTGGACGCAATGCCCGAACTGCTTAAATCTTACGAAGTTATTCATATCACCGGGCCAAGAAACATTAACCAGATAATGAAGGAATCAAAAATCACGGTCGGGTCCGAAGCTTTGGGATATTATCATCCGCTTGGATTTGCCGATGAGCGGGCGCTTGCCAACATTTACGCCGCCGCGGATTTAATTATCAGCCGCGCCGGATCGGGGAGCGTGTTTGAGATTGCGGCGGTAAAAAAACCCAGCATTCTGATTCCCTTGCCGGAATCGGCCCAGGACCATCAGGTAAAGAACGCTTATGCTTACGCGCGAGCGGGCGCGGCGCTGGTTATGGAAGAAAATAATTTTACCAGCCATTTGTTTTTGGAAAAAATTCGAGAGCTTTTGGGGTCAGCCGAAACTTTAACCGCGATGTCTGAAGCCGCGGCGCAATTTGCCCGTCCAAACGCCGCTTTAACGATCGCGGATTATATTGTAAAGTTCGCGAATAAGTGA